GAGCTTGAAGATGTTTACGTTCATTATTGTTGTAATGTTATTTGCTTTGAGACATCAGGTAATGTAATGCTTTACAGACTGCTCTGACTGTGCGCTTTTATGTATCTTTGAGGAGGCGTGACTTTGGAGAGCTTTCTGAAGGGAGGGTGGGATCCTATAGCCTGGCTtcgccctcctacgtacttcctctctattttaattttccttcagtactacgtctgggactgtgTTGTATTTTggccggtccaatcagcgaacagagggagtggctgagaatgatgacgttgatgttctgcgctagtttgagttgtagtttaGTAATGGCGGCAGAGAAAGATGCGAGCGAAACCATTCAGTCGGTTGtcgcaccgctgccgaatatccagaagttaaagccggagcaagaaCAACCTTTGTTAGGGTTTGTTGATGGCCATGgtgttgtggccctcctccccaacagggtAAATTAGAGAAAAGTTTAATTTTCCAGCTTACTCCATTAAtgttgaaggagttggctgGGTGATAGTTGGcagctagcctggatgccagctgaactcaggcccgcccacaaattttttaggtcaggcggttcggtctggacttgatccatagaggagtaattatccccgaacagaaacagTTCGGaccaaggaaatcatcagggcaggtgttagacgatgatggacagatgataaacagtaacataatcatgcacgtcatcaaaggggcttggattatatttgttcggaTCATACacggagagcttgtttctatatgcattcaccttaacaatttctctcaaaaattatgatcatgttgggtaagtattctgtgtatcattaaattcttttttttttttttttttttttacaacaccggcaaagatcgtttattccagcgcacgtgcagacagggttgccaagtttttacaacaaaacccgccaactagccctaaacaatagcttctccggggggttctctggaaaaaaaatggtgtttgggggctaaaatgtgtgttatttaggCAAGGTtgtctgctaaaattcgcactcatgggtctatcacataatagtcacttcaacccgcggacatagaaaacaaccggcggaaaaaaacgtggacttggcaacacagtgcagttaagctctgttgacgtttgacaatgcgttgcttcatcgctctgattggttgtaggtctatccaatcgaggtcttccctgtttcggttgaaacgccccataatcacagcccaatggagcagtttcagactcatattctgactagaattgagtatgaccacgtcaggctagttgGCAGCCCTATTCAGATGGTAATTGTtcctcgtggggtcggaaggcaTTGCTAGTTACAGGggctggtcagttattttattgccgacTGTCTCCCACCAACCGTGGAAAAATTCCCGGCcaagttacctactgcttttgacaaaccaaggtcgtgtggtgatgtaatTGCTGTcagaatccacatctctgagttttaaAGAATATATCTCTTCAAAATGTACTGTTTATAATCCtctttgaccactgcagagcaccatacgtttgcgctttgctgttatttgaaTGCActtatatttctttaaaatgctggcatgTATTTAatagagcaatatatttcatcaacactcaaaaatgtttaaataaaagcacataaacatttgaattgggccgttatttatagcagcatttattatcatacataccaagcatatgatattttatttacagcatacgaTCATGTTATTGACCACGTGATCAGCATGTTCcagatcacaaaactctcctaTCCAcagtgaataaatcacaatccaaaTGCataagttttaggttttatcactgaggtggcgtgcgtgcacatttattttgacgggtttcCATGTGAGAatggcgcatgacatacgtcacgaccaaacgttaacgattggttatggcagatccagagtagCTCTGGggagatccaatagttttaaacttcaacagagttccCGTCTTCGCAGAAGTACacacttgtcaatggagagtggccagactctttGAACAAATGAAAtatacgagagtctggtaagaccagtCTAGGTATCCTATGCATTCAAAGCTTGTTTGCTATTGCTATCCTCTCCGAAGTTGCCTAACCTACCTTTAAGTGAATGTCCTACCAGAAAAAAAGCAAACCAGTCTAGGTTTAAGatgtctttttattttaatttatttatttttcatttgtgtCTAATTTTTTTATACGATTTTATGTACTAAAAAATCCCATATCTGTTTTAAAGAACCAATTTGCCTAAGGAGGTTATGATGTTCCCTGATTTTCCCTTTGACGACCACCTACCATCTTTTTTGCACCATACGTCAGTTCAACTGTATTTGGAAAAATACTGTGAGAGACATGATATCGCTCGTCACATCAAGGTATGTTTGTCTTGAATATCAATTCTATGTCTGTAATGAAACTTAATCAGTTTCctgctaaatatttatttcaatgcAAGAAATGTGGGTTaacaatatttgttttttattaaatccTAAACCAGGGGACAAACCATTACCAAACCACTGGTTATAAACCAGTCCTTCACCAGGACTGTTTATTTTGCAGACTTAAACATATTGAGAAACAATATGGATAAATCATCAGTTTACCCAGGCTTGGCATGTGTCCATATATTCAAAGTCTGAGAAAGCAAGGCATCACTCAAAACGTCTGGTATTTACTGATGTTTCTTTCCACAGTTGCAGCAACATGATCATAGTCCACCTATATAAAACTGTGAATAAATTGTAGTTGAGTAACAACAGCTATTAAGGTAAAATTGTTAATCAACTAGTTGGCAGAAAGTTGAGATCATTGCGGATTTCCTATTGATCTGGGTTGTAGGGGCCACTGACCTCTGCTTGtcagtaaaaaaaatcaaaggACCCAAGTGTTTTTTCAAAGCCACTGTATAAACGTTCTCAGTATTAGTATTTTTCTTACCAACAGGAGCAAGAATATTGCTTATGACAGACTGCTTTGTCCCTCACAGTTCAACACCGCGGTGGAAAAGGTGAAGCCCGTCTCCATGGAGACGGAGACAGGGGGAGCTGTGACGTGGGAGGTAATTTCGCACCGCACATGTGGAGACCGGAACACGCAGACGTTCGACTCCGTGTTCGTCTGCAACGGGTGAGGAATGCCATCTTAAAGAGTCCTTTTATCTCCTAGACATGCTCAAATGGACACAATTGCATCTAATCTCCAATTGCAGCTTCGCGGTGATGTTCTAAATGCATAGCATTATTCAAATAGTGGCATGTTCATTTACCCCATAATATTCCCAGAGGCTTTTATCTCGCTGAATTCTCTCAGAGGTGATGTGAATGGGTATTATGTTATGCATTCATGTGACATTTCTGTGAGGGAATTCAGAAGACCACAGGAGCCCTTTAGCGTCTCAGCACTGACTCATATTTCCTTCCTCTTTCTGCAGGCATTATTCCGACCCCCACCTGCCCTACATTCCTGGAATAGAGCATTTTAAAGGTACAACAAATGATCACTGATCACTACAAATGCATAACCCTGAAAGCCCCAACCATTAGTCTCATTACACCCCTGCATCTCTCCTTTTTCTCGCTGTCTCTCATCATTTATCTTTGCTTTTACTCTGTTGCTGTTTTGCAGGAAAAGTCTTACACAGTCACTCATACCGCTATCCAGAGCCCTTCGCCAACAAGTCTGTTGTGGTCTTGGGGGCCAGAGCATCTGGTGTGGACATTTCCATTGAGTTAGCCCAAGTTAATGCTCAGGTTTGTAgctaagcttcttttttttttagaatatcACATATACTATTTTAAGTGGCATAGCTTTGCTTGGTTGTGAATTAGAGGGTTAGTCTCCCAAAACTAAAAATCTGTCATTTCCGCTAAATGGAAGGTAAAAACTATTTCCATATCCATATcattatcaaaaataaatatcaaaatttattttaattaatttagacTATTTTTTTGATGGGAGGCCTTTCAAATGTTAGAAACACTATTAGCTGACAGGACAGATCAGACTGATCAGATTGAATTTTATTTCAagtcacaattttttttctttttcatgctTTTAGTTTGAGTTAACAATAACCCTGATTCAAAGTCCTGAATTAAAGTCATGAAAGTGTAATGGAGAAGTATTTAAAGGGATTTCTCACCAAAagattttttacattataatcatttgctcaccctcatgtcatgttgttccaaacctgaattaatttctttcttctgcagaacacaaaagaagatatttaaaaaaatgtcagacACCAAACAGTCGATGGGCCAAACAGTCGATTTCTTTCTCTCCATACTATGGAATTCAATCGGAAATCTAGTAGTTTAGTTTCCCATTTTATTACAAATATCTTCAGGTTCAACCTTGCATTAAatggaattttcattttggagtGAACCAACCATTCAAGGTCAACATGACCATTCATTTTCTGAATTTATTTAGCATCTCATGCTATAGAACAATGTCCCCACCCTACATTTTTACACTGATGTGTCACAATAATGAAAAAATGTGTCACATCATCTGTTTCATCGTGACTTTAAACGTTCCCGCCGTGCATTGTAATTGCATCAATAAGATCAGCATGACTAATCCTTTTGAGtttcacaaaagaaagaaaggcaaatgggtttggaacaacttgagggtaaataaataatgacagaaatgCTATTTTACGATTGCCATATTCAAAATCCCTTTAAATCAAACATTGTTCTTGATTTGTCCATCTTATTCATCTCAGtagttaaaatatataatatcattATAAATTTAGTATACAGATACACTCCTTAGCGTCTGTATCCATACCATGGATATTGTGACTGATCATGTCCAAACCTTTATGGCCTCCACAGTCAGATATCTATCCTTTAGAGGAGTGAGAAATGAAGCTGGCCTCACTGCTAACAATTGAGAGTTGAATGACTCTCTCTCTTACTCATCTACAAATGTTTTTTCTCCTTTTAGGTGATTTTAAGTCATAGCAATCCGACTTTATCCTTACCTCTGGGTATCCAGCAGGCTACCTCTGTTGTTGGAGTCTTGGAGGATGGATCTTTACAGTTCCAGGATGGATCAGTGACCCGTGCTGATATTCTTCTGTTCTGTACAGGATACAACTTTAACTTCCCATTCCTTTGTCCATCAGAGCTAGGCCTGGAAGTACAGGATCTTTTTGTGACTCCACTCTACAAGTACTTGTTGCCCCCTGGCTTCCCGTCAATTTTTTTCATCGGCATTTGCAAAATTATTTGCCCTTTCATACATTTTGACTGTCAGGTGAGCAGAGAGGAAAAACTGGATGGTTTGAATACAGTTTGAATTGTGAAATGTGATTCATTCTCACAATTTTTATCCATAGGTTCAGTTTGCTGTTGCTGTTCTGGAGGGTTCGGTAAAGCTGCCCACCAAGGAAGAGATGGAGAAGGAGTCGCAGAGAGAGATGCAAAAAAAATTAGACACAGGTGTGCAGGTGAAGCACTTGCTCAATTTGGACAAGGATCAGTGGGATTATTATCTGGATCTGGCCAGGGTGGCCCGATTCACTCCCCCTCAGCCTGTGTTTAAGAGTCTATATGATGAGGTGGGCAAACAGAGAAAGAAAGACCCACAGAAATACAGACAGATCAACTATAGACTCATTGACGCCACACAGTGGGAGCTTTTGGAAGCTTCGCCAGAACAGACTGATTGACTGTAGCTAGAGTTTGAGGAAAATTAATGGGATTACACAGTTTTCCTGTCATACCTGAAAGGCTTTCTTTTTGTAGGAAAATAAAGTCTGTAGAAATACTAAAGGAAGAAAATTATCTTAATGattctaataataatacaaaaaaaattagatatcaaagttaattttatctaatcagccaatcagatggcACCAGCTCAATGCGTTTAGGCATGTAGACACGGTCAAGACGATCCGCTGAAGATGAGCGTCAGAATGGGGAAGAAAGGTTATTTAAGTGACTTTGAATTTGGCATGGTTGCTGGTGAAACTGATGAactactgggattttcatacAAAACCATCAGAGAGTAACACAAATAACCATGCATTGCAACCGAAGCCTGCAGAAGAGCATCAGTGAATGCACAACATGTCGTAGCAGAGGggctacagcagcagaagacaTACCAGGTGCCACTCCTGTCAGCTATGAACTGGAAACTGAGGCAAAAATTTGCACAGGCTCATCAAACTTGGACAGCTAAGATTGGAAACTTATTTCTGCTGTGACATTCAGATTGTAGGGTCAGAGTTTAGTGTAAACAACATGAAAACATGGATCCTCCCTGTCTTGTATTAATGgttcaggctgctggtggtgtaatggtgtgggggatattTTCTTTCCACACTTTgggccccttagttccaattgagcatcatttaaatgccacagcctaccatACTATGGATATTGTGGCTGACCATGTCCAAACCTTCAtggcctccacagtcaccagatatCAATCCTTTAGAGCATCTtttggatgtggtggaacgggagattCACATCATGGATGTGCAGCCGTCTAATCTGTAGC
The window above is part of the Pseudorasbora parva isolate DD20220531a chromosome 23, ASM2467924v1, whole genome shotgun sequence genome. Proteins encoded here:
- the LOC137062101 gene encoding uncharacterized protein isoform X2, whose protein sequence is MERRSRTRVAVIGAGPAGLCAARHILSRPETFDPPVVYEITDHLGGTWFYEEQRGTYDNLYPIHSSMYRDLRTNLPKEVMMFPDFPFDDHLPSFLHHTSVQLYLEKYCERHDIARHIKFNTAVEKVKPVSMETETGGAVTWEVISHRTCGDRNTQTFDSVFVCNGHYSDPHLPYIPGIEHFKGKVLHSHSYRYPEPFANKSVVVLGARASGVDISIELAQVNAQQATSVVGVLEDGSLQFQDGSVTRADILLFCTGYNFNFPFLCPSELGLEVQDLFVTPLYKYLLPPGFPSIFFIGICKIICPFIHFDCQVQFAVAVLEGSVKLPTKEEMEKESQREMQKKLDTGVQVKHLLNLDKDQWDYYLDLARVARFTPPQPVFKSLYDEVGKQRKKDPQKYRQINYRLIDATQWELLEASPEQTD
- the LOC137062101 gene encoding uncharacterized protein isoform X1; the encoded protein is MERRSRTRVAVIGAGPAGLCAARHILSRPETFDPPVVYEITDHLGGTWFYEEQRGTYDNLYPIHSSMYRDLRTNLPKEVMMFPDFPFDDHLPSFLHHTSVQLYLEKYCERHDIARHIKFNTAVEKVKPVSMETETGGAVTWEVISHRTCGDRNTQTFDSVFVCNGHYSDPHLPYIPGIEHFKGKVLHSHSYRYPEPFANKSVVVLGARASGVDISIELAQVNAQVILSHSNPTLSLPLGIQQATSVVGVLEDGSLQFQDGSVTRADILLFCTGYNFNFPFLCPSELGLEVQDLFVTPLYKYLLPPGFPSIFFIGICKIICPFIHFDCQVQFAVAVLEGSVKLPTKEEMEKESQREMQKKLDTGVQVKHLLNLDKDQWDYYLDLARVARFTPPQPVFKSLYDEVGKQRKKDPQKYRQINYRLIDATQWELLEASPEQTD